The Planctomicrobium piriforme genome includes a window with the following:
- a CDS encoding lysophospholipid acyltransferase family protein, translating into MTFREVRWSLEYVGFRTLACVIEILSPRQLQRLALALSWLFVRVLPRRLTRYDVASENLRAAFGQELSSAEIDSIIRGMWIHLFRLVAEMIQFPRKFRLENCRQVLVFRNRAAGVKAMLSGRPVFLVGGHYGNWEASTATFGQFGFRMGMVARELDNPYLHRWFAKARESTGHQLLLKDGGWDGMLDIVQAGGNLGLLCDQDAGKRGVFVNFFGRPASTYRSIALLALEHKAIIVVGYGRRLPDDFDTARWSRFEIGCEDIIDVTEIEAEDEVRAVTERYSAALERAIRRSPEQYFWVHRRWKSVPKQKTASLNRKAG; encoded by the coding sequence ATGACGTTCAGGGAAGTTCGCTGGTCTCTTGAGTATGTGGGGTTCCGCACGCTCGCCTGCGTGATCGAGATCCTCTCACCGCGGCAGTTGCAACGCTTGGCCCTCGCGCTCTCCTGGCTCTTTGTCCGCGTGCTGCCCCGACGGCTGACGCGCTACGATGTGGCCAGTGAGAATCTACGGGCCGCCTTCGGACAAGAACTCTCCTCCGCTGAGATCGACTCGATCATCCGCGGCATGTGGATTCATCTGTTCCGGCTGGTCGCCGAGATGATCCAGTTTCCGCGCAAGTTCCGGCTGGAGAACTGTCGTCAGGTGCTGGTGTTCCGCAACCGGGCAGCGGGCGTTAAAGCAATGCTCTCAGGGCGACCTGTCTTTCTGGTCGGCGGTCATTATGGAAACTGGGAAGCCTCCACGGCGACGTTCGGCCAGTTCGGGTTCCGCATGGGCATGGTCGCCCGCGAACTCGATAACCCGTATCTGCACCGTTGGTTTGCGAAGGCCCGCGAGAGCACCGGCCACCAGCTCCTGCTGAAGGACGGCGGCTGGGACGGCATGCTCGACATCGTGCAGGCAGGGGGCAATCTGGGGCTGTTGTGCGATCAGGATGCGGGTAAGCGGGGAGTGTTCGTCAATTTCTTTGGACGGCCTGCGTCGACCTATCGCTCCATTGCGCTGCTGGCGCTCGAACACAAGGCGATCATCGTCGTCGGCTATGGGCGTCGATTGCCGGATGATTTCGATACGGCCCGATGGTCGCGCTTTGAGATCGGCTGCGAGGACATCATCGACGTCACCGAGATCGAAGCGGAAGATGAAGTCCGCGCGGTCACCGAACGCTATAGCGCGGCGCTCGAACGTGCGATCCGCCGATCGCCCGAGCAATACTTCTGGGTGCATCGCCGGTGGAAGTCGGTCCCCAAACAAAAAACGGCCTCCCTGAACAGGAAGGCCGGGTAG
- a CDS encoding HhH-GDP family DNA glycosylase, translated as MPAKSLKAADKQTILKKLVTEMKRRYGGSIPKQTRSAFDTLLFAACLEDVGHDEAEAAYSRLLDGFFDLNEIRVSSVTEIQHSLGDISDADWKAMRIRESLQHLFEKFYAFDLEFLKRKTQEQAIKELSLIPHQSDFIRGYVVQHALGAHVIPVDGTLQRLLVWLGLAGPDTSCEEAGEELKPGIKKTDAPLLCHLLKCTATDAELIEHFTDGPDEDEASDPFEGPHRLAELFKNPAKKKKKAKPAPVKHAPAKHASAKPAAAKTAAVKAVSHKKPVKKATARPAAPKAVAPTRKVTKKLPAPAKKTNRNRSK; from the coding sequence ATGCCTGCCAAATCGTTGAAGGCAGCGGACAAGCAGACGATCTTGAAGAAGCTCGTCACCGAGATGAAGCGCCGTTACGGCGGCTCGATTCCCAAGCAGACCCGCTCAGCGTTCGACACGCTGCTGTTCGCGGCTTGCCTGGAAGACGTCGGTCACGATGAAGCCGAAGCGGCCTATTCGCGGCTGCTCGACGGGTTCTTCGATCTCAACGAGATTCGCGTCAGCTCGGTTACCGAAATCCAGCACTCGCTGGGCGATATCAGCGACGCCGACTGGAAGGCGATGCGCATCCGCGAATCGCTGCAGCACTTGTTCGAGAAGTTTTACGCCTTCGATCTGGAATTCCTGAAGCGGAAAACCCAGGAACAGGCGATCAAGGAATTGAGCCTGATTCCGCATCAGTCGGACTTTATCCGCGGCTATGTGGTGCAGCACGCCCTCGGCGCGCACGTCATTCCCGTCGACGGCACGCTCCAGCGGCTGCTGGTCTGGCTCGGACTGGCCGGACCGGACACCAGTTGTGAAGAGGCCGGCGAAGAACTGAAGCCGGGCATCAAAAAGACCGATGCTCCGCTGCTGTGCCATCTGCTGAAATGCACCGCGACTGACGCCGAACTCATCGAGCATTTCACGGATGGGCCGGACGAGGATGAGGCGTCAGACCCGTTTGAGGGGCCGCATCGCCTTGCCGAGCTCTTCAAGAACCCCGCCAAGAAAAAGAAGAAAGCCAAGCCGGCTCCGGTAAAGCATGCTCCGGCGAAGCACGCTTCCGCCAAGCCGGCCGCGGCCAAAACGGCAGCGGTCAAAGCGGTCAGTCACAAGAAGCCGGTCAAGAAGGCGACGGCCCGTCCGGCCGCCCCCAAGGCGGTCGCACCGACTCGCAAGGTCACAAAGAAGCTGCCTGCGCCTGCCAAGAAGACGAACCGGAATCGCTCGAAGTAG
- the rbfA gene encoding 30S ribosome-binding factor RbfA, whose protein sequence is MATRRTAKVAAAVRQVVSNAILFGLRDPRVVGVTVLTVEVPPDLRTAKVFISILGDEKTARLTMKGLEAARGYIQSKIADELDLRLTPVLTFVVDPGIKKSIEISKMLRELDLPADGESTPATEDEVLAGEELAADEEDDSEEE, encoded by the coding sequence ATGGCAACAAGACGGACAGCCAAGGTGGCTGCGGCAGTTCGACAAGTGGTGAGCAACGCCATTTTGTTCGGGCTGCGCGATCCCCGCGTCGTGGGCGTGACCGTATTGACGGTGGAAGTTCCGCCCGACCTGCGGACCGCCAAGGTCTTCATCAGCATCCTCGGGGACGAAAAAACGGCCCGGTTGACGATGAAGGGGCTCGAAGCGGCCCGCGGCTACATCCAGTCCAAGATCGCGGACGAACTGGATCTCCGGCTCACCCCGGTGCTGACGTTCGTGGTCGATCCCGGCATTAAGAAGAGCATCGAAATCTCCAAAATGCTGCGGGAACTCGACCTGCCGGCGGATGGGGAGAGCACTCCGGCGACAGAGGACGAAGTACTTGCTGGTGAAGAACTGGCCGCCGACGAAGAAGACGATTCGGAAGAGGAATAG